From the genome of Lonchura striata isolate bLonStr1 chromosome 10, bLonStr1.mat, whole genome shotgun sequence:
GTGTCCAGGGATGGCACTGAGTTCCACACTCATATCTGCACTCCAGGACTGGAGCTGGAACAGGAGCTTGGGAGAGGGAGGTTTTGACAAGGAATTTGATACACACTCTTGACATactcatttaaaaaatgcagaaggGACTCTGCAGGCTGGAAGGGAGGAATAGACAATAAAAAGGACATCAGCAGCATGTTGGACCCAAAAGAATACACAGGATCTAAGCTGtagctgctgggatgtcacagtcATCCAAGTGCAGAAGATCCAAGAAGtgacctttcctttttttttttttttgacctgTATGAAGTTTCATTTCCAGAGTTCTCCCAAAGGTTTATTCTGAACCTCCTCCATAGTTTCCTTTGCAATGGACTTGATTTCTCTGTGCAAGTCTTCAATGCTCTTTGAAGCATCCACTGTCTGTTTCCAAGACAACAAAAATACAGGACAGATAACagaataaagaaatgaaaaaaaccttGTTGTTAACATCTGCTTACCCCCCATTACTCAATATGTTATTCTTCCTGAGTACTGAAATGAGCTAATTACACCTCTCTGCAGTTTCTGGAGTGGATCTGGGAGAAATCAAAATATGTAGGAATAGACATTTAAGAAGTAGATGTGAGAGTGGGTGAAGGTAAACAGAAGAAACTGCTGCTGCATGTTGTTTGCTGACAGACTCTGGGGTGTGTGAGAGGCAGGTAAGCTAGGGATTCATCCCAGGTGCACAAAGAGCTGACCAGGGTGTTCTGGAACAGGGAAGTGTCCTCTGCCACCTCTCACAGTGCCCTTGGCTGGTCCCCAACGTGTCCCACTGAGTAGAAGTGGGAaggggcagcacagggaagTGACGGGCAAAATTTGGGAGCTCTCACTAGAGCCCACCCCAGTCCCTGACAAGTCCATTGGAGTTAATTCCTCACCTTCCAGTTTAGGCTCTTGTCCTCCATTAGGCAATAGAAGGACTGAAGAACTTTCTCTTGGAAGGAGCTGTTCTCATAACGTTCGTGTCCAAAGTCACCtcgttctgctgctgcttctgggtTTAACTGGAGGAACAGGATCAGGTCTGGCTTTGGGAGTCCAACATCAGGCTGTTTGCACCACTCCAGGCCGAAGTTCTGTCCCAAGCAAACACAGGAAAGTTTGAGGTGACACAAAAAGACAGGAAGGCAGCAGGTTGGCTGGAGAGCGAGGTGGGACAGGAACAGCCAAGGATGGCAGGAATTGAAAACTCAGCACAGGCTACAAACTGAACAGGTGATAGCCCAGCTTACCATGTGGGAATTCAGTCCTGCTCATTTGGGGGTGAGCAGGTTTTGTCAGGTGTTCAGCACCACCTGTGCTTATTTAAGTTGGAGAGAGTGCAAGCTTTTCATGCCTCTTCTGCAGATCCCATCTGAGCTCTACCAAGGCACATTCTGAGCCTCCACACTGCCATTACCACTCCAATGCTTGCTCAGTCCAAAAGAAAGCTGTTCCCAAACACAAACACCACACAGCTGCAATGGACATCTCCCTGAGCCTACGCAGGCTCCTTTCCAATACTCACCTACCTAGGAATTTCAGCCCAGACACAACAGATGCAGTGTTCCAGCTTTTGGATTTTGCTGACAGGTCTGAAGACTTTCACCAGGCCACGTGAATCCATGATGCTGGTTGAGACTAAAGTCCACTTACTGCTCATCCACATCTTAAATCCCTCTAAGAGGAGCTGGCACATCTGCCCTCCAGTTTCTCCCCAGATGTTCTGTATCTTGGTAATCTGGGTACTTTTGGGATGTATGTGCAGCGGGTTTTTCAATCCCATGAGGGGGTAAGAGAAGCTGGAAGTGCCACAACATCTTGGGTGTGAGCTCTGGCAGTCAGCAGACTTTTGTGTTAGGTATGAGCATCAACATCTCCCTTCTTCTGGGAATGCTTCTTGAGTGAAAAACATGCCAAACTCCATTCTTTTTAAGAAGCAGaggaggtcccttccagcagaAGAGGATGCCATCCCTGCTTCCCAAGGGTGGCATCCAcatgggctgagccctgcaggtcACCAGCTACATTCAAAGAAATGTGGACACTTTAAGAGACCCTTCTTCCCCCACCCGAAAGTAGCAGAACATTCCTTGCTGTGCCCATGTGGGTTTGGGATCATtgttttggggtgactctgCTTGTGTTACACATCCTGGCTCTTAATTTGGGGCTTTTGCAGACACCTGATTAGCACCTAAATGTTTCAATGCATCTGTCTCAAGCTACACAATGTCCAGGAAAGCAGGAGGGTGGGAGAAGATGCAGGTGAGGATGCAGGGCTTGGGGGCCCAGGATCTCCTCAGTCCTTCCAGGAAGCAGGGAAAGGCTTGGGCAGGAATGAATGCAGGTcacagctggtgctgcagcatGGCTGGAGCTTCTGTGACCACTCTTAGAGGACTGATGGCTGCTCAGCAGGAACAGGACACTTCTGATGGAGTGGGACAGGAGTGTCTGTGCAGAATGGCTCCAGGGGAGGCTGACAGAACTGACTTGCTCTGAAAGCAGGGAAAGACCAAAAGGCACAAGTGGGAATGCCAGAAATTCAGGCTAAATGAAGAGAATCACTTTTACTCTGAAGGTGAGCAGAGAAAAACCCAGAAAGGAATGGATATACATCCCTGAAGATACTCTAACCTTGGCTGGATGTAAGCAAGTCTGCCTATGTCAGGAGGCTGAATTCCACAGGTCTCTTCTAATGTATGTGGTTCTGTTCCACAAATTGATGGGCCAGCAGCCTGAGCAAGTACAGAGAGTCTTTAATAAACTCCCAGAATCATTCTGCAGAGTCAGGTCAGCTTCCAGTCCAGCAGTCTGCCCAGATTTACAAAAAGTCACCAAATAAGTTTCTCTGCTTGTTTCTGGGAAGGGTAGACCCATGTTAATATCTGAGCTGAAACTTCCATCCCTCGTGTCCCAGAAGAATGGCCCCTGGGCCATTCACACCAacagcctggagctgcatcCCCAAATAGAgagaggggcaggggctgctgcaggtctCACTCACCCCTTTGGCACTTGTGAAGGCCACTCCAGAGAAGGCATATCTGTCAACCACCACCGTGATCCCTTGGTGTAGCTTCTCTTTCATCATGGGTCTGAAACCATGGGGGAGATAAAACAACAAAGCTGCACTCCTTTATGGtgacagaaatgaaaggagCTCATCTAAAACTCCAAGTATGTCATCATTAAGGGAGGTCAACTGTGATGCAGATGGCAGGTGAAGAGCTGTTTGTATTCTCCAGCAGGTACTGACCAAATACCCTTTCATGACACCCAAACTCAGGGTGCCAGCATTGGGCACTGCTCTaggcagctccagggcttcCAGGCAAGATCACAAATGAACTGTATTAACGTGGACAGCTTAGTCCTCTTCCCTTTTTAGGTGGTAGAGCAGATTTTGTGATATGCTCTGCCACCTTTATTCGTGACACTACATCTTAGAGCTCACTTCTGTGCCTTCTGTTCTCCCAGCTTAACTGGCACTGCCACTACAGCAGAACCAGCAAAGCTTTTCTGTAAAATGAGAACATTTTGGAATCTGtatttccagg
Proteins encoded in this window:
- the DTYMK gene encoding thymidylate kinase, giving the protein MAARRGALIALEGVDRAGKSTQGRRLVQALRDAGHRADLLRFPDRTTEIGQLINSYLGREKNLEDHTIHLLFSANRWEHVPMMKEKLHQGITVVVDRYAFSGVAFTSAKGNFGLEWCKQPDVGLPKPDLILFLQLNPEAAAERGDFGHERYENSSFQEKVLQSFYCLMEDKSLNWKTVDASKSIEDLHREIKSIAKETMEEVQNKPLGELWK